The proteins below come from a single Saccharopolyspora sp. SCSIO 74807 genomic window:
- the mftB gene encoding mycofactocin biosynthesis chaperone MftB (MftB, a small protein, is a peptide chaperone that assists the radical SAM enzyme MftC in performing two modifications to the C-terminal Val-Tyr dipeptide of the mycofactocin precursor peptide, MftA. MftB's role is analogous to the role of PqqD in the biosynthesis of PQQ, a cofactor that derives entirely from a Tyr and a Glu in the precursor PqqA.) gives MSTEDRSSGVPVPEDSSEFHPDRAYRLSADVALRAEHFGALAYHFGTRKLSFLKTPQLVELVTNLHQHPSARSAVSHLPGAERASYLRALAGLAGARMIVPA, from the coding sequence GTGTCTACTGAGGACCGCTCCTCCGGGGTTCCGGTCCCGGAGGATTCCTCGGAGTTCCACCCGGACCGCGCCTACCGGCTCAGTGCCGACGTAGCGCTCCGCGCGGAGCATTTCGGCGCGCTCGCGTACCACTTCGGCACCCGCAAGCTGTCGTTCCTGAAGACACCGCAGCTGGTGGAACTCGTGACGAACCTGCACCAGCATCCTTCCGCACGATCCGCGGTGAGCCACCTGCCTGGCGCCGAGCGAGCGAGCTACCTGCGCGCCCTGGCCGGATTGGCCGGTGCGCGCATGATCGTGCCCGCTTGA
- the mdo gene encoding NDMA-dependent methanol dehydrogenase (This methanol dehydrogenase is considered a nicotinoprotein, since its NADP cofactor remains is not dissociable, but instead remains permanently bound. A member of this family has been shown to act as a formaldehyde dismutase, able to convert two molecules of formaldehyde (plus one water molecule) into one of methanol and one of formate, with no net change in its redox state. More recently, it was shown in Mycobacterium smegmatis that this enzyme is critical to ethanol utilization, for which the biosynthesis of the cofactor-like electron carrier mycofactocin is also required.), translating to MQVEELFKPFPLKEFHPVPRALLGPGSHEMIGPEALKIGMRRPLVMTSGLRGTDIVHKIFESLKYHGLDPVLYDQVESNPKDYNVMDSVQLYQENKCDGFVSIGGGSSHDACKGARISVAHDGRNVNEFEGFNKSENSKNPPHIAVSTTAGTGSETSWAYVITDTTTDPDNPHKYVAFDDHSVSTLAIDDPVLYYDLPTHFSAQCGFDVLAHASEPYVARLDFTPSMGQARHAAELVGQHLRTATWNGQNLAAREGMMYAQYIAGQAFNSGGLGVVHSISHAVSAFYDTHHGLNNAIALPRVWAWNLPVAYKQYAKLAEALGVDTHGMTDVKAADAAVDAAIRLLRDVGIPEKLTDITQDTHEKNRLGQGPTKFYQKRTAIKGDKEDVDRVSRHILGDSCTPGNPKETTFETVRPVVEHAFNGDLEDLVS from the coding sequence ATGCAGGTCGAAGAGCTGTTCAAGCCCTTCCCGCTCAAGGAGTTCCACCCGGTTCCCCGAGCACTTCTAGGGCCTGGGTCGCACGAGATGATCGGCCCGGAAGCGCTGAAGATCGGGATGCGTCGCCCGCTCGTGATGACCTCTGGACTTCGCGGCACCGACATCGTGCACAAGATCTTCGAGTCGCTGAAGTACCACGGGCTCGATCCCGTGCTGTACGACCAGGTGGAGTCGAATCCCAAGGACTACAACGTCATGGATTCGGTGCAGCTCTACCAGGAGAACAAGTGCGACGGCTTCGTCTCCATCGGCGGTGGGTCCTCCCACGATGCTTGCAAGGGCGCGCGGATCTCGGTGGCGCACGACGGGCGGAACGTGAATGAATTCGAAGGGTTCAACAAGAGCGAGAATTCGAAGAACCCGCCGCACATCGCGGTGTCCACCACTGCAGGAACCGGCTCGGAGACCTCGTGGGCGTACGTGATCACGGATACGACCACTGACCCGGACAACCCGCACAAGTACGTCGCCTTCGACGACCACTCGGTGAGCACGCTGGCCATCGATGATCCGGTGCTGTACTACGACCTGCCGACGCACTTCAGCGCCCAGTGCGGTTTCGACGTGCTCGCGCACGCCTCCGAGCCCTACGTCGCCCGACTCGACTTCACCCCGTCGATGGGGCAGGCGCGGCACGCTGCCGAGCTCGTCGGCCAGCACCTGCGCACCGCCACGTGGAACGGTCAGAACCTGGCCGCCCGCGAAGGGATGATGTACGCGCAGTACATCGCGGGGCAGGCCTTCAACTCCGGCGGCCTCGGCGTGGTGCACTCGATCTCGCACGCGGTCAGCGCGTTCTACGACACCCACCACGGCCTGAACAACGCGATCGCACTGCCGCGCGTGTGGGCCTGGAACCTGCCGGTGGCCTACAAGCAGTACGCCAAGCTTGCCGAGGCGCTGGGCGTGGACACCCACGGAATGACGGACGTCAAGGCCGCGGACGCCGCAGTGGACGCCGCGATCCGGCTCCTGCGCGACGTGGGCATTCCGGAGAAGCTCACCGACATCACCCAGGACACCCACGAGAAGAACCGCCTCGGTCAGGGGCCCACGAAGTTCTACCAGAAGCGCACGGCGATCAAGGGCGACAAGGAAGACGTGGATCGCGTCTCCCGGCACATCCTCGGCGACAGCTGCACGCCGGGGAACCCCAAGGAGACGACGTTCGAGACCGTTCGCCCGGTCGTCGAGCACGCCTTCAACGGGGACCTGGAAGACCTGGTGAGCTGA
- a CDS encoding MadR family response regulator transcription factor produces MIEAAQRHEPPRGSQEETVGIMLVDDHAIVRQGLRAVLERETDLAVVCEASSAEEALASVTRYAPTVVLLDLKLSYGDSTEGLRLCEELIRARPNIGVLVFTTFLEDNLVIEALRRGARGYVVKDVDTTELVRSIRAVARDESAFDSRSAAAMAHSISNQDDTPELTPRELGVLQLLARGMNNREIGEQLHISETTVKFHTRNVKRKLSVCSRAEAVYAASKEGLI; encoded by the coding sequence ATGATTGAGGCAGCACAGCGGCACGAACCGCCCCGGGGCTCGCAGGAGGAGACCGTGGGGATCATGCTGGTCGACGACCACGCCATCGTCCGGCAAGGGCTTCGCGCCGTGCTGGAGCGAGAAACGGATCTGGCGGTGGTGTGCGAGGCTTCCAGCGCCGAGGAAGCGCTGGCATCCGTGACGCGGTACGCCCCCACCGTCGTCCTGCTCGACCTGAAGCTCTCCTACGGCGACTCCACCGAAGGCTTGCGGTTGTGCGAAGAACTCATCCGCGCACGTCCCAACATCGGCGTGCTCGTGTTCACGACCTTCCTCGAAGACAACCTCGTGATCGAGGCACTTCGGCGGGGGGCGAGAGGTTACGTGGTCAAAGATGTCGACACCACCGAGTTGGTCCGGTCCATCCGCGCGGTCGCGCGCGACGAGAGCGCGTTCGACTCGCGGTCCGCAGCTGCGATGGCGCACTCGATCAGCAACCAGGACGACACGCCTGAGCTGACACCCCGAGAGCTAGGGGTGCTGCAGCTGCTCGCACGCGGTATGAACAACCGGGAGATCGGTGAGCAGCTCCACATCTCCGAGACGACGGTGAAGTTCCACACCCGCAACGTCAAGCGCAAGCTCAGCGTGTGCAGCCGAGCGGAGGCCGTCTACGCCGCGAGCAAAGAAGGATTGATCTGA
- the mftA gene encoding mycofactocin precursor MftA (Mycofactocin is a small molecule electron carrier derived from the final two amino acids, Val-Tyr, of MftA, the mycofactocin precursor. It plays a role in redox homeostasis and the metabolism of alcohols and aldehydes in Actinobacteria, including Mycobacterium tuberculosis.), whose product MSEQNSAEQPPAEDIENDVLVEEVSIDGMCGVY is encoded by the coding sequence ATGAGTGAGCAGAACAGTGCCGAGCAACCACCCGCCGAGGACATCGAGAACGACGTGCTGGTCGAGGAGGTTTCGATCGACGGGATGTGCGGTGTCTACTGA
- a CDS encoding MoxR family ATPase, which translates to MNPTPSYEFDSVEHTISRLAEVGYLADRRLATTVYLLTRLIKPVLLEGPAGVGKTELAHALADSTGRRVVRLQCYEGQDESRALYEWDYGKQMLYTQMLREKIGDIVESSTGIAEAIEQIGSHDDVFFSERFLSSRPLLEAIRSEAPVVLLVDEIDRADEALEAVLLEVLAEGQISIPEIGTFVARHAPYVVLTSNNTRDLSAALKRRCLHLFLDYPDADRELQIIQSKGTGLGDAVAEHLVQVVRGLRELDLRKPPSISEAIDWARTLAVLGISELGTAELDETLSVVLKYDKDLARAREQLAALVQGEIPEPASVPAQVDAATEHAPADREGRTVRSAKDHPGRHGPGTYGERSQPAVDGQPARPRVSTGQGERSFTSKFRRRG; encoded by the coding sequence GTGAATCCCACGCCGAGCTACGAATTCGACTCCGTCGAGCACACGATCAGCCGGCTGGCGGAGGTGGGTTACCTGGCCGACCGGAGGTTGGCGACCACCGTGTACCTGCTGACCCGGCTGATCAAACCGGTGCTGCTGGAAGGCCCGGCCGGCGTCGGCAAGACCGAGCTCGCCCACGCGCTGGCCGACAGCACCGGTCGCCGCGTGGTGCGGTTGCAGTGCTACGAGGGGCAGGACGAAAGCCGCGCCCTGTACGAGTGGGACTACGGCAAGCAGATGCTCTACACCCAGATGCTGCGCGAGAAGATCGGTGACATCGTCGAGAGCTCGACCGGCATCGCCGAGGCCATCGAGCAGATCGGTTCGCACGACGACGTGTTCTTCTCCGAGCGCTTCCTCTCCTCGCGCCCCCTGCTCGAAGCGATCCGCTCCGAGGCCCCGGTGGTCCTGCTCGTCGACGAGATCGACCGCGCCGACGAGGCGCTGGAGGCCGTGCTGCTGGAGGTCTTGGCCGAAGGCCAGATCTCGATACCCGAGATCGGAACCTTCGTCGCCCGCCACGCGCCGTACGTCGTGTTGACCTCCAACAACACCCGCGATCTGTCTGCGGCGTTGAAGAGGCGTTGCCTGCACCTGTTCCTCGACTATCCCGATGCCGATCGCGAACTGCAGATCATCCAGTCCAAGGGAACCGGCCTCGGCGACGCCGTCGCCGAGCACCTGGTGCAGGTCGTGCGCGGGCTCCGGGAACTCGACTTGCGCAAGCCGCCAAGCATCTCCGAGGCCATCGACTGGGCGCGCACGCTGGCGGTCCTCGGCATTTCCGAGCTCGGCACGGCCGAACTGGACGAGACGTTGTCGGTGGTCCTCAAGTACGACAAGGATCTCGCCCGAGCCCGCGAGCAGTTGGCGGCGCTCGTCCAGGGCGAGATCCCCGAACCCGCCTCGGTGCCGGCTCAAGTGGACGCCGCAACCGAACACGCGCCGGCTGATCGAGAGGGCCGGACGGTGCGCAGCGCCAAGGACCACCCCGGCAGGCACGGCCCCGGAACGTACGGCGAACGCAGCCAACCGGCCGTCGACGGGCAGCCCGCGCGGCCGCGGGTCAGCACCGGACAAGGGGAGCGGTCGTTCACCTCCAAGTTCCGCCGCCGCGGTTGA
- the mftM gene encoding mycofactocin oligosaccharide methyltransferase MftM: MNQRAGGPLDTLGPSTPGRYDDGLVEVVRGGDHDASDAVTVARTRHFCLHRNGDRLRIGHRIPPEQLDNDLAGLLRHELFAPGWLSSSVDIFERVFTGVVKTTVDDPGRAWSLFYDNTLEHIRRLWTAEPGPRCSAIAEIVPVYRRSLELVPPGRVLDVGSCFGFLAMLLAARAGTEVIAADIDQGSIDLLRRMARQRRTPVGTLVCDAARIPLPDGAVDTVLAVHLLEHLEPVHGAAVLAEALRLARERVVIAVPFEPEPTAAYGHVRTFDLPALEELGRGAGAHFRVEEHHGGWLVIDRR; this comes from the coding sequence ATGAACCAGCGAGCCGGTGGGCCGCTCGACACGCTCGGCCCTTCGACCCCGGGACGTTACGACGACGGGCTGGTCGAAGTCGTGCGCGGCGGAGACCACGATGCATCCGATGCGGTAACGGTGGCCCGCACGCGGCACTTCTGTCTGCACCGCAACGGGGACCGCCTCCGGATCGGTCACCGGATCCCACCGGAGCAGCTCGACAACGACCTCGCCGGACTGCTCCGCCACGAGTTGTTCGCCCCGGGTTGGCTCAGCAGCAGCGTCGACATCTTCGAGCGCGTGTTCACCGGCGTCGTCAAGACCACTGTGGACGATCCCGGGCGAGCCTGGTCGCTGTTCTACGACAACACCCTCGAGCACATCCGGCGGCTGTGGACCGCTGAACCGGGACCCCGCTGCTCCGCGATAGCGGAGATCGTTCCGGTCTACCGCCGCAGTCTGGAACTCGTGCCACCCGGGCGCGTTCTGGACGTCGGGTCCTGCTTCGGATTCCTGGCGATGCTGTTGGCCGCACGCGCCGGTACCGAGGTGATCGCCGCGGACATCGACCAGGGCAGCATCGATCTGCTGCGACGAATGGCGCGGCAGCGCCGCACGCCCGTCGGCACCCTCGTCTGCGACGCAGCCCGAATCCCGTTGCCGGACGGCGCCGTGGACACGGTGCTCGCCGTGCACCTGCTCGAACATCTCGAACCGGTCCATGGCGCCGCGGTCCTGGCCGAGGCACTTCGCCTCGCGCGGGAACGGGTGGTCATCGCCGTCCCGTTCGAGCCGGAGCCCACTGCGGCCTACGGCCACGTACGCACGTTCGACCTACCGGCGTTGGAAGAACTCGGCCGCGGCGCCGGAGCACATTTCCGGGTGGAGGAGCACCACGGCGGCTGGTTGGTCATCGATCGCCGCTGA
- a CDS encoding VWA domain-containing protein, whose product MEFTILRFARSLRARNVRISVSEVVDALRALCAPGVLAQRPAFREALRSALIKDHRDDPVFDELFHIVFVEAPAAAVSEGHEGRSQGGGEPLEDFVLGDVEQRPPRADMESPDAAVGDLFDDNDLVERYSPHPELNPISMSSDSEDELMLSQDDVASIGNSDHVQLETDRMGGTPPPGRLSAANAHRIDADLSDQQQDALLGWLSPLTDPTSARDDGDLDDAEELRARLSGLLNNLPEALEQHIARLLAAGHSASEVDDPSCSDHVDQGERDELERSLDQLARSLRGGLTSRRVVSPRGRIDSARTMRRNMRFDGVPFRPVTVRRREDKPRLVVLADVSLSVRATARFTLHLVHGLQNQFRKVRSFAFVAEIVEVTALFSAHPAEHALGLIFDGHTLDVDADSDYGRVLADFRADFRDAIDSRTTVVILGDGRNNGRPANLPGLNEISRHCKELIWLTPEPRYSWGLGGCDLPHYAEHCDRVQVVRDLTGLRRTAERMAAEVTGR is encoded by the coding sequence ATGGAGTTCACGATCTTGCGTTTCGCTCGCTCGTTGCGCGCGCGGAACGTGCGCATATCGGTCTCCGAAGTCGTCGACGCGCTGCGCGCGCTGTGCGCCCCCGGGGTGTTGGCGCAGCGGCCGGCGTTCCGGGAAGCACTCCGGAGCGCCTTGATCAAGGATCACCGCGACGACCCGGTGTTCGACGAACTCTTCCACATCGTATTCGTCGAGGCGCCTGCCGCGGCCGTGAGCGAGGGACACGAAGGGCGATCCCAGGGCGGCGGTGAACCGCTGGAGGACTTCGTCCTCGGAGACGTCGAGCAGCGCCCACCACGGGCGGACATGGAAAGCCCGGACGCAGCGGTCGGTGATCTGTTCGACGACAACGACCTCGTCGAACGCTACAGCCCGCACCCGGAGCTCAACCCGATCAGCATGAGCTCCGATTCGGAAGACGAGCTCATGCTCTCCCAGGACGACGTGGCCAGCATCGGCAACAGCGATCACGTGCAGCTGGAGACCGACCGGATGGGCGGCACACCACCGCCCGGCCGGTTGTCCGCGGCCAACGCGCACCGCATCGACGCCGACCTCAGCGATCAGCAGCAGGACGCCCTGCTGGGATGGCTCAGCCCGCTCACCGACCCCACCAGTGCGCGCGACGATGGAGACCTCGATGACGCCGAGGAGTTGCGCGCCCGGCTGTCCGGGCTGTTGAACAACCTCCCGGAAGCGCTCGAGCAACACATCGCCCGCCTGCTGGCGGCCGGGCACTCCGCTTCCGAGGTCGATGATCCGTCCTGCTCGGACCACGTCGACCAAGGTGAGCGTGACGAACTCGAGCGATCACTCGACCAACTCGCCCGCAGCCTCCGCGGCGGGCTCACCAGCCGGCGCGTGGTTTCTCCGCGAGGACGCATCGACTCGGCGCGCACGATGCGTCGCAACATGCGCTTCGACGGCGTGCCGTTCCGGCCGGTCACCGTGCGGCGTCGCGAGGACAAGCCGCGGTTGGTGGTGCTCGCCGACGTGAGCCTGTCCGTGCGAGCCACCGCTCGGTTCACGCTCCACTTGGTGCACGGCTTGCAGAACCAGTTCCGCAAGGTTCGCAGCTTCGCGTTCGTGGCCGAAATCGTCGAGGTGACCGCGCTGTTCAGCGCGCACCCGGCCGAACACGCGCTCGGGCTCATCTTCGACGGGCACACCCTCGACGTCGACGCCGACTCCGACTACGGACGCGTCTTGGCCGACTTCCGCGCTGATTTCCGCGACGCGATCGACAGCCGCACCACGGTCGTGATCCTCGGGGATGGGCGCAACAACGGGCGTCCGGCCAATCTACCCGGGTTGAACGAGATTTCCCGGCACTGCAAGGAACTCATCTGGCTGACCCCGGAACCGCGGTACTCGTGGGGCCTCGGGGGCTGCGACCTGCCGCATTACGCCGAACACTGCGACCGGGTCCAAGTGGTGCGTGACCTGACCGGGCTGCGCCGCACGGCGGAGCGCATGGCCGCGGAGGTGACCGGCCGATGA
- the mftC gene encoding mycofactocin radical SAM maturase (MftC is a radical SAM/SPASM enzyme that catalyzes the first two steps in biosynthesis of the electron carrier mycofactocin from the terminal Val-Tyr dipeptide of the precursor peptide MftA.) has product MPLVEQFKSGLASPICLTWEWTYACNLSCAHCLSSSGRRDPDELGTDEIKSVIDELERMQVFYVNIGGGEPTVRPDFWELVEYAVDHHVGIKFSTNGYRITQERARWLAEADYVDVQISLDGATPEVNDAVRGPGSYTTAMRAMENLAAAGMRGFKISVVMTSQNVGQLDEFKRIADHFDAQLRITRLRPSGRGADVWDELHPTAAQQRRLYDWLVAHGEDVLTGDSFFHLNALGSDPLPGLNLCGAGRVVCLIDPVGDVYACPFAIHDAFHAGNIREAGFGPVWRDSELLNDLRRPQTGGACVSCSAYDACQGGCMAAKFFTGLPLDGPDPECVKGHGEAELARVDAQQAPRPAQDHSKPNAKRQQVMLGLPGLRQRPDRACDQSPLAGLS; this is encoded by the coding sequence CTGCCGCTCGTCGAGCAGTTCAAGTCCGGGTTGGCGTCACCGATCTGCCTGACCTGGGAGTGGACCTACGCCTGCAACCTGTCCTGCGCGCACTGCCTGTCCTCATCCGGTCGCCGCGATCCGGACGAGCTGGGCACCGACGAGATCAAGTCCGTGATCGACGAGCTGGAGCGGATGCAGGTCTTCTACGTCAACATCGGCGGTGGGGAACCCACCGTGCGCCCGGACTTCTGGGAACTCGTCGAGTACGCGGTCGACCATCACGTCGGTATCAAGTTCTCCACCAACGGCTACCGCATCACCCAGGAGCGGGCACGCTGGCTGGCCGAGGCCGACTACGTGGACGTGCAGATATCACTGGACGGCGCCACACCCGAAGTCAACGACGCCGTACGCGGCCCGGGCTCGTACACCACCGCGATGCGGGCGATGGAGAACCTCGCAGCCGCCGGGATGCGGGGGTTCAAGATCTCGGTGGTGATGACCAGCCAGAACGTCGGCCAGCTCGACGAGTTCAAGCGCATCGCCGACCACTTCGACGCCCAGCTGCGCATCACCCGCCTGCGCCCGTCGGGACGCGGCGCGGACGTGTGGGACGAACTGCACCCCACCGCCGCGCAACAGCGCCGGCTCTACGACTGGTTGGTGGCGCACGGCGAGGACGTACTCACCGGTGACTCGTTCTTCCACCTCAACGCCCTCGGATCGGACCCGCTGCCCGGACTGAACCTGTGCGGGGCGGGCCGGGTCGTGTGCCTGATCGATCCGGTCGGAGACGTCTACGCCTGCCCATTCGCCATTCACGACGCTTTCCACGCGGGCAACATCCGCGAGGCGGGGTTCGGGCCGGTGTGGCGGGATTCAGAGCTCCTCAACGACCTGCGACGTCCGCAGACCGGCGGAGCGTGCGTCTCGTGCTCCGCCTACGACGCCTGCCAAGGTGGCTGCATGGCCGCGAAGTTCTTCACCGGCCTGCCCCTCGACGGCCCCGATCCCGAGTGCGTCAAGGGCCACGGTGAGGCCGAGCTGGCCCGGGTCGACGCGCAACAGGCACCACGTCCGGCGCAGGACCACTCCAAACCCAATGCCAAGCGACAACAGGTGATGCTCGGACTCCCCGGGCTGCGCCAGCGTCCGGACCGCGCCTGCGACCAGAGCCCGCTCGCGGGCTTGTCCTGA